In Callospermophilus lateralis isolate mCalLat2 chromosome 4, mCalLat2.hap1, whole genome shotgun sequence, one genomic interval encodes:
- the Ltbr gene encoding tumor necrosis factor receptor superfamily member 3 codes for MRLPWAVFPCGLAWGSLLLGLCGLLVTSQPQLVPPYRSKNQTCWDQEKEYYEPKHQLCCSRCPPGTYVTAECNHSQDTHCAMCAENSYNEHWNHLTICQMCRPCDPVLGFKEVAPCTSHRKTECRCQPGMFCAQRAPECVFCDLLSECPPGTEVELKDEIREDDNNCIPCKAGHFQNTSSRYAHCQPHTRCEDQGLVEEAPGTPESDTICIKPPELLPPEMPGTMLVLAILLPLVSFLLLTTVLACTWKSHPSLCRKLGSLLKTHPEVMVEAEKTARRGGGDEGEESPSCPPPKANPHFPDLVEPLLPNPGDLSPAPGGPPPTPALEEVVLQQQSPLIQTRELEAESGEQGHVAHGANGIHVTGGSVTVTGNIYIYNGPVLGGTRGPGDPTAPPEPPYPIPEEGAPVSSELSTPYQEDGKAWHLAETETMGCHAL; via the exons ATGCGCCTGCCCTGGGCGGTCTTTCCCTGCGGCCTGGCCTGGGGGTCACTCCTGCTGGGCCTCTGCGGGCTCCTAGTGACATCCCAGCCCCAGCTG GTGCCCCCATACAGATCGAAGAACCAAACCTGCTGGGACCAGGAAAAGGAGTACTACGAGCCCAAGCATCAGCTCTGCTGCTCCCGCTGCCCCCCAG GCACCTATGTCACAGCTGAATGCAACCATAGCCAGGACACACATTGTGCCATGTGCGCTGAAAACTCCTACAATGAGCACTGGAACCACCTCACCATCTGCCAGATGTGCCGTCCCTGTGACCCAG TGCTGGGCTTCAAGGAGGTTGCGCCTTGCACCAGCCATCGCAAAACAGAGTGTCGCTGCCAGCCAGGAATGTTCTGTGCCCAACGAGCCCCtgagtgtgtgttttgtgatCTACTTTCAGAGTGCCCGCCCGGCACTGAAGTCGAGCTTAAAG ATGAAATCAGGGAGGATGACAACAACTGTATCCCCTGTAAGGCAGGACACTTCCAGAACACTTCCTCTCGCTACGCCCACTGCCAACCCCACACCAG gtgtgaggaccaaggcctcgtgGAAGAAGCTCCAGGCACCCCTGAATCTGACACAATCTGCATAAAACCACCAGAGCTACTGCCTCCTGAGATGCCAG GAACCATGCTGGTGCTGGCCATCCTGCTGCCATTGGTCTCCTTTCTGCTCCTCACCACTGTCCTCGCCTGCACCTGGAAGAGCCATCCCTCTCTCTGCAGGAAACTGG GATCCCTGCTCAAGACGCATCCAGAGGTAATGGTGGAGGCTGAGAAGACAGCAAGAAGGGGCGGAGGTGATGAG GGGGAGGAATCCCCTTCGTGTCCTCCTCCGAAAGCCAACCCACATTTCCCTGACCTGGTAGAGCCACTTCTGCCCAACCCTGGAGACTTGTCCCCAGCCCCTGGTGGGCCCCCACCAACTCCAGCTTTGGAAGAAGTGGTGCTACAACAGCAGAGCCCTCTGATCCAGACCAGGGAGTTGGAGGCCGAGTCTGGGGAGCAAGGCCATGTGGCCCATG gtgccaatggtattCATGTCACCGGTGGCTCTGTGACTGTCACTGGCAACATCTACATCTATAATGGTCCAGTACTGGGGGGAACACGGGGTCCTGGAGACCCCACAGCTCCCCCTGAGCCTCCATACCCCATTCCTGAAGAGGGTGCCCCTGTATCTTCTGAGCTCTCTACACCCTACCAAGAAGATGGGAAAGCTTGGCATCTGGCTGAGACAGAGACAATGGGTTGCCATGCCCTCTAA